A window of the Thermoleophilia bacterium SCSIO 60948 genome harbors these coding sequences:
- a CDS encoding NAD(P)H-binding protein, whose translation MYVAVIGGTGEAGGAIVRALERRGAHPVLLGRTDPGGGREHRSVDLATGSGLERALGGVDAVVNAANARRGVRGVLVGGSERLVAAARAAGVSHLVSISIVGCERVPLGYYRAKADQDAIVEASAVPWSVVPSTQFHSLLATVFCATRRFGWLPGGATRLRPVATIELAERVAEVVDGEPRGRDEPVTGPQTQSLGELAGAFRRVTGSRALVAPPPLVGPLRGALVGGALTGEPSSTGSGPGFEHWLRGRESAR comes from the coding sequence GTGTACGTGGCGGTGATCGGCGGGACGGGTGAGGCGGGAGGCGCGATCGTCCGCGCGCTGGAGCGTCGCGGTGCGCATCCCGTGCTGCTCGGGCGCACCGATCCCGGCGGCGGACGCGAACACCGCAGCGTCGACCTCGCGACGGGCTCGGGGCTCGAGCGCGCCCTGGGCGGGGTCGACGCGGTCGTCAACGCCGCCAACGCTCGGCGCGGCGTCCGCGGCGTCCTCGTCGGCGGCAGCGAGCGGCTGGTCGCCGCGGCACGCGCCGCCGGTGTGTCGCACCTCGTCTCGATCTCGATCGTCGGCTGCGAGCGCGTGCCGCTCGGCTACTACCGCGCGAAGGCGGATCAGGACGCGATCGTCGAGGCCTCGGCGGTCCCGTGGTCGGTCGTCCCCTCGACCCAGTTCCACTCGCTGCTCGCCACGGTGTTCTGCGCGACGCGGAGATTCGGATGGTTGCCCGGCGGAGCCACCCGGCTTCGGCCGGTCGCCACGATCGAGCTCGCCGAGCGGGTCGCCGAGGTGGTCGACGGTGAGCCGCGCGGGCGCGACGAACCCGTGACCGGACCGCAAACGCAGTCGCTGGGCGAGCTGGCCGGCGCGTTCCGTCGCGTGACCGGCTCCCGGGCCCTCGTGGCGCCGCCGCCGCTCGTGGGTCCCCTGCGAGGAGCCCTCGTAGGCGGCGCGTTGACCGGGGAGCCGTCGTCGACGGGGTCCGGCCCCGGGTTCGAGCACTGGCTGCGGGGCCGGGAGTCGGCGCGATGA
- a CDS encoding LLM class flavin-dependent oxidoreductase — MEVWLHAFAFPGRVEERARWAERTGFDGMLVADSQNLTADVWMELALAARATARIKLGTGVTNPATRHPAVTASAAATLQAESGGRAVLGLGRGDSALAKIGRGPVHVGELESAVVRIQAFLAGESADLDGFASQIAWIASSQAPKVPLHVAATGPHVIGLAARLADAIELTVGAEVERLRWALGVAREAVADPPPVGAFLNVGVADDASAARDLVRGSTAIFARFATEGAPETGLSTATREGVEALASDYDETRHGEATAPHARALGDEFIDRFAVAGEPDEVAERLREIAALGIGRLVLVPGSLDAAPEAMARSDELLATEVLPRLRS, encoded by the coding sequence ATGGAGGTCTGGCTGCACGCGTTCGCCTTTCCGGGGCGCGTCGAGGAGCGTGCCCGCTGGGCGGAGCGGACCGGATTCGACGGGATGCTCGTCGCCGACTCGCAGAACCTGACGGCGGACGTCTGGATGGAGCTCGCGCTCGCCGCCCGCGCGACCGCGCGGATCAAGCTCGGCACGGGGGTGACGAACCCGGCGACGCGACACCCCGCCGTCACGGCGTCGGCCGCCGCGACGCTCCAAGCCGAGAGCGGCGGCCGCGCCGTGCTAGGCCTCGGTCGCGGCGATTCGGCGCTGGCCAAGATCGGCCGCGGGCCGGTGCACGTCGGCGAGCTCGAGTCGGCCGTCGTGCGGATCCAGGCCTTCCTGGCGGGTGAGAGCGCCGACCTCGACGGCTTCGCCTCCCAGATCGCGTGGATCGCCTCTTCGCAGGCGCCGAAGGTGCCGCTGCACGTCGCGGCGACCGGCCCGCATGTGATCGGCCTCGCGGCGCGGCTCGCCGACGCGATCGAGCTCACCGTCGGCGCCGAGGTCGAACGGCTCCGGTGGGCTCTCGGCGTGGCTCGTGAGGCGGTCGCCGACCCGCCGCCGGTCGGAGCGTTCCTCAACGTCGGCGTCGCCGACGATGCGTCCGCGGCCCGTGACCTCGTCCGCGGCAGCACCGCGATCTTCGCTCGCTTCGCGACCGAGGGTGCGCCGGAGACCGGTCTGTCGACTGCGACGCGGGAGGGCGTCGAGGCGCTCGCGTCCGACTACGACGAGACCCGCCACGGCGAGGCCACCGCCCCGCACGCCCGCGCGCTCGGCGACGAGTTCATCGATCGCTTCGCGGTCGCCGGCGAGCCGGACGAGGTCGCCGAGCGCCTGCGGGAGATCGCAGCGCTCGGCATCGGGCGGCTCGTTCTCGTCCCCGGCTCGCTCGATGCCGCTCCGGAGGCGATGGCGCGCTCGGACGAGCTGCTCGCGACCGAGGTGCTGCCCCGGCTTCGGAGCTGA
- a CDS encoding homocysteine S-methyltransferase — MGSTDALPQLEADRLYLTDGGIETVLIFHEGVDLPLFAAFGLLGDESGEQTLRRYYAPYLELAHARGLGFVLESPTWRASPRWATELGYDAATLDRLNRRAITLLQEIRDEASDAEQASRIVISGCIGPRGDGYDPSERLEPDQARAYHAVQIASFAAAGADMVTAITMTHVEEAIGVANAAAAAGIPSAISFTVETDGRLPTGQPLGEAIEQVDAATASAPAYFMINCAHPKHFEPVLDTHAAWSRRIHGVRANASELSHAELDESEELDPGDPEDLGRRYAALREILPALSVVGGCCGTDHRHVEKIRDALLASG, encoded by the coding sequence ATGGGTAGCACCGATGCATTGCCCCAGCTCGAGGCGGATCGTCTCTACCTGACCGACGGCGGGATCGAGACCGTCCTGATCTTCCACGAGGGGGTCGACCTGCCGCTCTTCGCCGCCTTCGGGCTGCTCGGCGACGAAAGCGGCGAGCAGACCCTGAGGCGCTACTACGCCCCCTACCTCGAGCTCGCGCACGCGCGAGGTCTCGGCTTCGTCCTCGAGAGCCCGACCTGGCGCGCGAGCCCTCGCTGGGCGACGGAGCTCGGCTACGACGCGGCGACGCTCGATCGCCTCAACCGCCGCGCGATCACCCTGCTCCAGGAGATCCGCGACGAGGCGAGCGACGCCGAGCAGGCGAGCCGGATCGTGATCAGCGGCTGCATCGGCCCGCGCGGCGACGGCTACGACCCCTCCGAGCGACTCGAGCCCGACCAGGCGCGCGCCTACCACGCGGTACAGATCGCGAGCTTCGCCGCCGCGGGCGCCGACATGGTCACCGCGATCACGATGACGCACGTCGAGGAGGCGATCGGTGTCGCCAACGCCGCGGCGGCGGCCGGGATCCCGTCGGCGATCTCGTTCACGGTCGAGACCGACGGCCGCCTGCCGACGGGGCAGCCACTCGGCGAGGCGATCGAGCAGGTCGACGCCGCTACCGCTTCGGCGCCGGCCTACTTCATGATCAACTGCGCCCACCCGAAGCACTTCGAGCCCGTCCTCGACACCCACGCCGCGTGGAGCCGCCGCATCCACGGCGTGCGTGCCAACGCCTCCGAGCTCAGCCACGCCGAGCTCGACGAGAGCGAGGAGCTCGATCCGGGCGATCCTGAAGACCTCGGCCGGCGCTACGCCGCGCTGCGCGAGATCCTCCCGGCGCTCAGCGTCGTCGGCGGCTGCTGCGGGACCGATCACCGCCACGTCGAGAAGATCCGCGACGCTCTGCTCGCCTCGGGCTGA
- the budA gene encoding acetolactate decarboxylase, which translates to MLDDRLIASLHLRAERRDGVSARDHDDEIFQTSTIQALLDGRFEGDLSFAELAGHGDLGLGTLNGLDGEMIAIDGRFFRADVNGDVTEIEPSRLTPFAVVIGFEPVVRARLAEPLDFDGLKAFVDGLGALDEEHPACAMRLDGEFEHLHLRSVPSQEPPYPSLLEVAAHQNEFEIAAASGSLVGFRFPAWAEGVELAGWHLHFIDDERRRGGHVLDVVVRSGELAIDPSEDLHLELPSGVELPTDTLGGKSSQALHEAE; encoded by the coding sequence ATGCTCGACGACCGACTGATCGCAAGCCTGCACCTGCGCGCTGAACGCCGCGACGGCGTCTCGGCGCGCGACCACGACGACGAGATCTTCCAGACCTCGACGATCCAGGCGCTGCTCGACGGTCGCTTCGAGGGCGACCTCAGCTTCGCCGAGCTCGCCGGCCACGGCGACCTCGGCCTCGGCACGCTGAACGGTCTCGACGGCGAGATGATCGCGATCGACGGTCGCTTCTTCCGCGCCGACGTGAACGGCGACGTGACCGAGATCGAGCCCTCGCGGCTGACCCCGTTCGCCGTCGTGATCGGGTTCGAGCCGGTCGTCCGCGCCCGGCTCGCGGAGCCGCTCGACTTCGATGGCCTGAAGGCGTTCGTCGACGGTCTCGGCGCGCTCGACGAGGAGCATCCGGCGTGCGCGATGCGGCTCGACGGCGAGTTCGAGCACCTCCACCTGCGCTCCGTCCCAAGCCAGGAGCCGCCCTACCCGTCCTTGCTCGAGGTGGCGGCCCATCAGAACGAGTTCGAGATCGCCGCGGCGAGCGGCAGCCTCGTCGGGTTCCGGTTCCCGGCCTGGGCGGAGGGCGTCGAGCTGGCCGGCTGGCATCTGCACTTCATCGACGACGAGCGCCGCCGCGGCGGGCACGTGCTCGACGTCGTCGTGCGCTCGGGGGAGCTCGCGATCGACCCGTCCGAGGACCTGCACCTCGAGCTCCCGAGCGGGGTCGAGCTGCCGACGGACACCCTCGGGGGCAAGAGCTCGCAGGCGCTCCACGAGGCCGAGTGA